From a single Planococcus shenhongbingii genomic region:
- a CDS encoding MFS transporter — protein sequence MKKFTKEEKSWAFYDWGSSAYSIIITTAVFPLYYKNAATEAGVSLSDSTAYLGYTIAIFTFILALIGPILGTLADYEGMKRKFFTAFFLLGTISTAMLAFVPSDNWLMLLVCFTFAALGATGANVFYDAFIVDVTTEKRMNNVSAFGYGLGYIGSTIPFILAIAIILLASNGVLPISTINASRIAFLITALWWVSFSIPLFRNVRQRYFIEKEPNPVSQSFKRLSKTIREIRQYRALFLFLLAYFFYIDGVGTIISMSTAYGTDLGLSSTSLLIVLFATQVVAAPFAILYGRLSERFTGKKMLYVGICVYIIVCIYAFFLETIVDFWILAMLVATSQGGIQALSRSYFGKLVPKENSNEFFGFYNIFGKFAAILGPLLVAVTSQVTGNSSMGVFSLVILFVIGLIILSRVPEPVPHAPVDEVAPE from the coding sequence ATGAAAAAATTCACGAAAGAAGAGAAAAGCTGGGCATTTTATGACTGGGGAAGCTCCGCCTATTCAATCATCATCACAACAGCTGTTTTTCCGCTGTATTATAAAAATGCGGCGACTGAAGCCGGTGTCAGTTTGTCTGATTCCACCGCTTACCTGGGATATACCATCGCCATTTTCACATTTATTCTGGCGTTGATCGGCCCTATTTTAGGGACGCTTGCCGATTACGAAGGCATGAAACGCAAATTTTTTACCGCATTCTTCTTGCTTGGCACTATTTCAACGGCGATGCTGGCTTTTGTTCCGAGCGATAATTGGCTGATGCTATTGGTATGCTTTACCTTTGCGGCTCTTGGTGCTACCGGTGCGAACGTCTTTTACGATGCTTTTATCGTCGATGTGACGACGGAAAAACGGATGAACAATGTTTCCGCATTCGGATATGGCCTCGGTTATATCGGGTCGACAATCCCGTTCATCCTGGCGATTGCCATTATTCTGCTGGCAAGCAATGGCGTGTTGCCCATTTCCACCATCAACGCGAGCCGCATCGCATTTTTGATTACGGCCCTTTGGTGGGTATCGTTCTCGATTCCGCTGTTCCGCAATGTCCGCCAGCGCTATTTTATCGAGAAAGAACCGAACCCTGTTTCACAAAGCTTCAAGCGCTTAAGTAAAACGATAAGAGAAATTCGCCAGTACCGTGCGCTGTTCTTGTTTTTATTGGCTTATTTTTTCTATATTGACGGTGTCGGCACCATCATTTCGATGTCCACGGCTTACGGAACGGATCTCGGACTGTCATCAACCAGCCTGCTGATTGTGTTATTCGCCACTCAAGTGGTGGCCGCACCTTTTGCCATTTTATACGGCCGCTTGTCTGAACGATTCACTGGCAAAAAAATGCTGTATGTCGGTATCTGCGTGTACATCATTGTCTGCATTTACGCATTCTTTTTGGAGACCATTGTCGATTTCTGGATTCTGGCCATGCTGGTCGCCACCAGCCAAGGCGGCATCCAGGCACTCAGCCGGTCGTATTTTGGCAAGCTCGTGCCAAAAGAAAACTCCAACGAATTTTTCGGGTTCTACAATATCTTCGGCAAATTCGCCGCTATTCTGGGGCCGCTCCTTGTGGCCGTGACTTCCCAAGTGACAGGG